In Puntigrus tetrazona isolate hp1 chromosome 22, ASM1883169v1, whole genome shotgun sequence, one genomic interval encodes:
- the elavl2 gene encoding ELAV-like protein 2 isoform X2 has protein sequence MAVRLCDVASLLRSGSWAAEPWTGVIAAMETQLSNGPSCTTSNGPNSVSNNCTSPVEMPNGTEDSKTNLIVNYLPQNMTQEELKSLFGSIGEIESCKLVRDKITGQSLGYGFVNYAEPKDAEKAINTLNGLRLQTKTIKVSYARPSSASIRDANLYVSGLPKTMTQKELEQLFSQYGRIITSRILVDQVTGVSRGVGFIRFDRRVEAEEAIKGLNGQKPPGATEPITVKFANNPSQKSSQALLSHLYQSPNRRYPGPLAQQAQRFRLDNLLNMAYGVKSRFSPMTIDGVTSLAGINLPGHAGTGWCIFVYNLAPDADENILWQMFGPFGAVTNVKVIRDFNTNKCKGFGFVTMTNYDEAAVAIASLNGYRLGDRVLQVSFKTNKTHKA, from the exons ATGGCAGTCAGGCTGTGTGATGTGGCTTCTCTTCTGAGAAGCGGCTCGTGGGCAGCCGAGCCGTGGACTGGG GTGATCGCTGCCATGGAGACGCAGCTGTCCAACGGGCCGAGCTGTACCACCAGCAATGGCCCCAACAGCGTCTCTAACAACTGCACGTCACCTGTGGAGATGCCCAACGGCACAGAGGACAGCAAAACCAACCTGATTGTGAACTACCTGCCGCAGAACATGACACAAGAGGAGCTCAAGAGTCTGTTCGGCAGCATCGGAGAGATTGAGTCCTGCAAACTTGTGCGGGACAAAATAACTG GTCAGAGTCTGGGTTATGGCTTTGTCAATTACGCCGAACCCAAAGATGCAGAGAAAGCTATCAACACTTTAAACGGCCTCCGGCTGCAGACTAAGACTATCAAG GTGTCTTATGCACGACCGAGTTCGGCCTCCATCCGTGATGCTAATCTGTACGTGAGCGGTCTTCCTAAAACTATGACCCAGAAAGAGCTGGAGCAGCTGTTCTCTCAGTACGGCCGCATCATCACCTCCAGGATCCTCGTGGATCAGGTCACGG gcgTGTCCAGAGGTGTGGGGTTTATTCGATTTGACCGGCGTGTTGAGGCTGAGGAGGCGATTAAAGGGCTGAATGGACAGAAACCACCAGGTGCCACTGAGCCAATTACAGTGAAGTTTGCCAACAACCCCAGTCAGAAGAGCAGCCAAGCGCTGCTGTCCCACCTGTACCAGTCACCCAACAGACGCTACCCAGGACCACTGGCGCAGCAGGCCCAGAGATTCAG gcTGGATAATCTGCTTAACATGGCATATGGAGTCAAGAG TAGATTCTCACCCATGACCATTGACGGGGTCACCAGCCTAGCAGGCATCAATCTCCCGGGTCACGCCGGCACGGGCtggtgtatttttgtgtataatCTGGCGCCAGATGCCGACGAGAACATCCTCTGGCAGATGTTTGGCCCGTTTGGTGCTGTGACTAATGTAAAGGTCATACGAGACTTCAACACAAACAAGTGCAAAGGATTTGGCTTCGTGACCATGACAAACTACGACGAGGCTGCTGTGGCAATCGCCAGTTTGAATGGGTACCGGCTTGGGGACCGGGTTTTACAGGTCTCCttcaagacaaacaaaacacacaaggcCTGA
- the elavl2 gene encoding ELAV-like protein 2 isoform X1 gives MAVRLCDVASLLRSGSWAAEPWTGQVIAAMETQLSNGPSCTTSNGPNSVSNNCTSPVEMPNGTEDSKTNLIVNYLPQNMTQEELKSLFGSIGEIESCKLVRDKITGQSLGYGFVNYAEPKDAEKAINTLNGLRLQTKTIKVSYARPSSASIRDANLYVSGLPKTMTQKELEQLFSQYGRIITSRILVDQVTGVSRGVGFIRFDRRVEAEEAIKGLNGQKPPGATEPITVKFANNPSQKSSQALLSHLYQSPNRRYPGPLAQQAQRFRLDNLLNMAYGVKSRFSPMTIDGVTSLAGINLPGHAGTGWCIFVYNLAPDADENILWQMFGPFGAVTNVKVIRDFNTNKCKGFGFVTMTNYDEAAVAIASLNGYRLGDRVLQVSFKTNKTHKA, from the exons ATGGCAGTCAGGCTGTGTGATGTGGCTTCTCTTCTGAGAAGCGGCTCGTGGGCAGCCGAGCCGTGGACTGGG CAGGTGATCGCTGCCATGGAGACGCAGCTGTCCAACGGGCCGAGCTGTACCACCAGCAATGGCCCCAACAGCGTCTCTAACAACTGCACGTCACCTGTGGAGATGCCCAACGGCACAGAGGACAGCAAAACCAACCTGATTGTGAACTACCTGCCGCAGAACATGACACAAGAGGAGCTCAAGAGTCTGTTCGGCAGCATCGGAGAGATTGAGTCCTGCAAACTTGTGCGGGACAAAATAACTG GTCAGAGTCTGGGTTATGGCTTTGTCAATTACGCCGAACCCAAAGATGCAGAGAAAGCTATCAACACTTTAAACGGCCTCCGGCTGCAGACTAAGACTATCAAG GTGTCTTATGCACGACCGAGTTCGGCCTCCATCCGTGATGCTAATCTGTACGTGAGCGGTCTTCCTAAAACTATGACCCAGAAAGAGCTGGAGCAGCTGTTCTCTCAGTACGGCCGCATCATCACCTCCAGGATCCTCGTGGATCAGGTCACGG gcgTGTCCAGAGGTGTGGGGTTTATTCGATTTGACCGGCGTGTTGAGGCTGAGGAGGCGATTAAAGGGCTGAATGGACAGAAACCACCAGGTGCCACTGAGCCAATTACAGTGAAGTTTGCCAACAACCCCAGTCAGAAGAGCAGCCAAGCGCTGCTGTCCCACCTGTACCAGTCACCCAACAGACGCTACCCAGGACCACTGGCGCAGCAGGCCCAGAGATTCAG gcTGGATAATCTGCTTAACATGGCATATGGAGTCAAGAG TAGATTCTCACCCATGACCATTGACGGGGTCACCAGCCTAGCAGGCATCAATCTCCCGGGTCACGCCGGCACGGGCtggtgtatttttgtgtataatCTGGCGCCAGATGCCGACGAGAACATCCTCTGGCAGATGTTTGGCCCGTTTGGTGCTGTGACTAATGTAAAGGTCATACGAGACTTCAACACAAACAAGTGCAAAGGATTTGGCTTCGTGACCATGACAAACTACGACGAGGCTGCTGTGGCAATCGCCAGTTTGAATGGGTACCGGCTTGGGGACCGGGTTTTACAGGTCTCCttcaagacaaacaaaacacacaaggcCTGA